The Vespa velutina chromosome 25, iVesVel2.1, whole genome shotgun sequence genome has a segment encoding these proteins:
- the LOC124957331 gene encoding transmembrane protein 14C — protein sequence MPIDIPAFAYAATVAGGGILGYVKSHSIPSLAAGLIFGSALSYGAFQTSVDPTNVGVLLGTTTTLGGLMGYRFYNTGKIMPAGVITILSAAMIVRIVTRYFSSPVKAD from the exons atgcCGATTGATATTCCTGCATTTGCTTATGCCGCGACTGTTGCCGGTGGGGGTATTTTAGGTTACGTAAAATCAc ATTCTATTCCGTCACTTGCTGCTGGATTGATTTTTGGATCTGCACTTAGCTATGGAGCTTTTCAAACATCTGTGGATCCAACCAACGTTGGAGTTTTATTAGGAACAACTACAACGTTAGGTGGTCTTATGggatatcgtttttataacaCTGGAAAGATTATGCCAGCTGGAGTGATAACAATATTGag cGCTGCAATGATAGTAAGGATAGTCAcaagatatttttcatcaCCTGTAAAGGCAGATTAA